In Nostoc sp. CENA543, the following are encoded in one genomic region:
- a CDS encoding ParM/StbA family protein, translating into MTTTYTNDKNWLVQANLLANSGINALIAGKDPGAGYGKATYGDFCIMMPAAYSVVRNRNNQLHETISKDGCWVRYVEGSRKDLKDTQFFWGTAAIAQSDHTLLHEDKAKKAELALESILADLAVLNVPDGMKLSISLSNHNPERWGGEIKRRVQGTHTFQHKHPVNREIITKTVEIVVTGIYPEGFGSIAHCLFGEPTLALEESEIAIALDIGSSTWLITVFNGNGAVIDRHLIEGGCGELHSMIAEALDKRNDKVSLLSKDVKHSPSLVNKGILEGTLTYGGNHLTGQNFQAEYAQCLDDWWATRIEKFANFVTSGNYLDRAKNLVAWGGGVALPVVDQNLAGLGFVVLPNPQFINAFGLKLLTENSIGV; encoded by the coding sequence AATTCTGGGATAAATGCCCTAATTGCAGGTAAAGACCCTGGTGCTGGGTATGGCAAGGCAACCTATGGTGATTTTTGTATCATGATGCCTGCCGCTTACTCAGTAGTTCGCAACCGCAACAACCAACTTCACGAAACCATTTCTAAAGATGGGTGCTGGGTGCGTTATGTAGAAGGTTCACGCAAAGACTTAAAGGACACTCAATTTTTTTGGGGAACTGCGGCGATCGCACAATCTGACCACACCCTACTGCATGAGGACAAAGCCAAAAAAGCAGAACTGGCATTAGAAAGCATCCTTGCAGACTTGGCAGTTCTGAATGTCCCAGATGGTATGAAACTTTCAATCAGCTTGAGCAACCACAACCCAGAACGCTGGGGAGGAGAAATCAAGCGCAGAGTCCAAGGTACTCACACCTTCCAACACAAACACCCCGTTAATCGAGAAATTATCACCAAAACAGTTGAGATTGTAGTCACAGGTATTTATCCAGAGGGCTTTGGAAGTATCGCCCATTGCTTATTCGGTGAACCAACCCTAGCCCTAGAAGAATCAGAAATTGCCATCGCCCTTGATATCGGTTCATCCACTTGGTTGATTACCGTATTTAACGGCAATGGTGCAGTCATAGACCGTCACCTGATTGAAGGTGGATGTGGTGAACTGCACTCCATGATCGCAGAAGCATTAGACAAACGAAACGACAAAGTAAGTCTGCTATCCAAGGATGTCAAACATTCACCTTCTTTAGTGAACAAAGGAATTTTGGAAGGAACTTTAACTTACGGAGGAAATCACCTCACAGGTCAGAATTTTCAGGCTGAATATGCCCAATGTTTAGATGATTGGTGGGCTACCAGGATTGAGAAATTCGCTAACTTTGTCACCTCTGGTAATTACCTGGATAGAGCTAAAAACCTTGTGGCTTGGGGTGGTGGTGTTGCTCTGCCAGTAGTGGATCAAAATCTCGCAGGCTTAGGCTTTGTAGTCTTACCAAATCCCCAATTCATCAATGCCTTTGGACTGAAATTATTAACAGAAAACTCAATAGGAGTGTAA